One stretch of Corynebacterium callunae DSM 20147 DNA includes these proteins:
- a CDS encoding IS3 family transposase (programmed frameshift): MPSKTYSEEFKRDAVALYENSDGASIQTIATDLGVNRATLANWVKKYGTAAPTEKPSPASVNEAERIRKLEREVRKLREERDILRKAAKYFGGRDELVIRFRFVDDAQKNHSVKRLCEVLKLNRSSYYKWKSTCSARSKRLMSDAILGARVKTVFTAEHGCYGAKRITAELKDQADQAPVNHKRVARVMRELKLFGYTKKRKVTTTVSDQKKPVFPDLVGRKFTAEKPNQLYVGDITYLPIADGSNMYLATVIDCYSRRLIGFSIADHMRTSLVQDALKMAKGQRGSLTGAIFHSDHGSVYTSRAFQNTCKELGIRQSMRSIGTSADNALAESFNAAMKREVLQDSKTFMNQLICRRDVFRWCTRYNTVRRHSWCKYLAPAVFEERGSVILKSAS, encoded by the exons ATGCCAAGCAAGACCTATTCAGAGGAGTTCAAGCGCGACGCCGTCGCCTTGTATGAGAACTCCGACGGCGCCTCGATCCAGACCATCGCCACTGATCTTGGGGTCAACCGTGCCACGTTAGCGAACTGGGTGAAAAAATACGGCACCGCGGCTCCCACTGAAAAACCCTCGCCAGCCTCGGTGAACGAAGCCGAGCGGATCCGAAAGCTGGAACGCGAAGTCCGCAAGCTCCGGGAGGAACGCGATATTCTGCGAAAGGCGGCCAAGTATTTCG GCGGAAGAGACGAACTGGTGATCCGCTTCCGGTTCGTTGATGACGCCCAGAAGAACCACTCGGTCAAGCGGTTATGTGAAGTGCTGAAACTCAACAGATCCTCCTATTACAAATGGAAAAGTACCTGCTCAGCCCGCAGCAAACGCCTCATGTCCGACGCGATCCTCGGGGCCCGAGTCAAGACGGTCTTCACTGCTGAACATGGTTGCTATGGTGCCAAGCGGATTACCGCTGAACTCAAGGACCAGGCCGATCAGGCCCCCGTGAATCACAAGCGAGTTGCGCGGGTCATGCGTGAACTCAAATTGTTTGGTTACACCAAGAAGCGCAAGGTCACCACTACCGTGTCCGATCAGAAGAAACCAGTGTTTCCTGATCTGGTGGGCCGTAAATTCACTGCTGAGAAGCCAAACCAGCTCTACGTTGGGGATATTACGTACCTGCCGATCGCGGACGGGTCGAATATGTACCTGGCGACGGTCATTGATTGCTATTCCCGCCGGTTGATCGGCTTTTCCATCGCGGATCACATGCGCACCTCCCTGGTGCAGGACGCGCTAAAAATGGCGAAGGGCCAGCGTGGAAGCCTGACTGGGGCGATTTTTCACTCGGATCACGGCAGCGTTTACACGTCCCGCGCATTCCAGAACACCTGTAAGGAATTAGGGATCAGGCAGTCGATGAGATCAATCGGTACCAGTGCGGATAACGCCTTGGCTGAGTCTTTCAATGCCGCGATGAAGCGGGAGGTCCTTCAGGATTCCAAGACATTCATGAACCAGTTGATCTGCCGCCGAGATGTTTTCCGCTGGTGTACCCGTTACAACACGGTGCGCCGGCATTCCTGGTGTAAATATCTCGCCCCTGCGGTGTTTGAGGAGCGCGGTTCTGTTATCCTGAAATCTGCTTCCTGA
- a CDS encoding single-stranded DNA-binding protein — protein MSANPSNNFNVIGRLAADPKIFSNPDGSRNIQITLYATNNFANRNGVYEDSIVPLTQFYSASKEGNGIYTHLKEGDQVAVNGYIHQDQFIDKTTGAKRYELNLSIDSIQPLETKSAADARRARKQVIEANKAQAAAQQAPAPAQQFAAQEAPQYAVNPFAGPSQQVAPQPQYVNDPYAQPQAGFVAPAPVAPQVEIDPRFI, from the coding sequence ATGTCTGCTAATCCTTCCAACAACTTCAACGTCATCGGTCGTCTCGCTGCTGATCCAAAGATCTTCTCCAACCCAGATGGCTCCCGCAACATTCAGATCACCCTGTACGCCACCAACAACTTTGCTAACCGCAACGGCGTTTATGAGGACTCCATCGTTCCGCTCACCCAGTTCTACTCCGCATCCAAGGAGGGAAACGGAATCTACACCCACCTTAAGGAGGGTGACCAGGTGGCAGTCAACGGCTACATCCACCAGGATCAGTTCATTGACAAGACCACTGGCGCTAAGCGCTACGAGTTGAACCTGTCCATCGACTCCATCCAGCCACTCGAAACCAAGTCTGCTGCTGACGCTCGCCGTGCTCGCAAGCAGGTCATTGAGGCAAACAAGGCCCAGGCTGCTGCACAGCAGGCTCCTGCACCAGCTCAGCAGTTCGCTGCTCAGGAAGCACCACAGTACGCAGTCAACCCTTTCGCTGGTCCCTCTCAGCAGGTCGCACCGCAGCCACAGTACGTTAACGACCCGTACGCACAGCCACAGGCCGGTTTTGTTGCGCCTGCACCAGTCGCCCCACAGGTTGAAATTGACCCACGCTTCATCTAA
- a CDS encoding exodeoxyribonuclease VII small subunit, translated as MNNPDVIGAGNGATAFEPVETLSYEHARDELVEIVKILELGQMGLDESLKYWERGEALAKRCEEHLAGASKRVEQALNSVAGSGEEN; from the coding sequence ATGAACAACCCCGATGTCATTGGCGCAGGTAATGGCGCAACTGCCTTTGAACCAGTAGAGACTCTCTCCTATGAACATGCTCGTGATGAGTTAGTGGAGATTGTCAAGATCTTGGAACTTGGTCAAATGGGCTTGGATGAATCCCTCAAATACTGGGAGCGTGGCGAGGCCTTAGCCAAACGTTGCGAGGAACACCTAGCTGGTGCTTCCAAGCGTGTTGAACAAGCTCTGAACTCCGTTGCAGGTTCTGGCGAAGAAAACTAG
- the xseA gene encoding exodeoxyribonuclease VII large subunit, translated as MPSAKSTPETPWPVREVNNQVKTWIERLGHLWVEGQLAQINVKPNWKLSYLTLRDVEQEVSVQLTCPTEIIRNRPTPLKDGDRVIVYGKPAFYAGRGTFSLWVTDIRPVGIGELLARIEELRKRLAAEGLFDASRKKALPFLPHRVGLITGRGSAAERDVLSVSKDRWPEVQFRVINTAVQGASAVPEIIAALETLDKDPEVDVIIIARGGGSVEDLLPFSEEALQRAVAAAVTPVVSAIGHEPDTPVLDNVADLRAATPTDAAKRVVPDVAEQRLLIKQLRERSAAALRGWVLREHQALSALRSRPVLADPMTPIVRRQEEVMQARNLLRRDISHLLRTEQAWVSALRAQVSALGPSATLARGYAVVQVVPRDGRDPEVVTSIEQSPPGSQLRIRVADGSITAAAMGTQEAN; from the coding sequence GTGCCGTCTGCTAAATCAACGCCAGAAACACCCTGGCCCGTACGCGAGGTAAATAATCAGGTAAAAACCTGGATCGAAAGGCTCGGCCATTTATGGGTTGAGGGCCAACTTGCCCAAATCAACGTCAAGCCCAATTGGAAGCTGTCTTACCTCACGCTCAGAGATGTGGAACAAGAGGTTTCGGTGCAGCTGACCTGCCCCACCGAAATCATCCGCAATAGGCCCACACCCCTTAAAGATGGCGATCGTGTCATCGTTTACGGCAAGCCGGCGTTTTACGCCGGCCGCGGTACTTTTTCCCTTTGGGTTACCGATATTAGGCCGGTGGGCATCGGCGAGCTGCTGGCCCGCATCGAGGAGCTGCGTAAACGGCTTGCAGCCGAGGGGCTTTTCGACGCCTCGCGCAAGAAAGCACTGCCCTTTTTGCCCCATCGTGTTGGCCTAATTACCGGCCGTGGATCTGCTGCAGAACGGGACGTACTCAGTGTGTCCAAGGACCGCTGGCCCGAGGTGCAATTCCGCGTAATCAACACCGCCGTCCAAGGGGCATCTGCTGTTCCGGAAATTATCGCGGCTCTGGAAACGCTAGATAAAGACCCTGAAGTTGATGTAATCATCATTGCCCGTGGTGGCGGTTCGGTGGAGGATCTTCTCCCCTTCTCTGAAGAAGCACTCCAACGTGCTGTTGCTGCTGCAGTTACTCCGGTGGTTTCTGCCATTGGTCACGAGCCTGATACGCCAGTGCTCGACAATGTGGCGGACTTGCGTGCAGCTACCCCCACCGACGCCGCTAAAAGAGTGGTGCCTGATGTTGCCGAGCAGCGTTTATTAATTAAACAACTGCGTGAGCGTTCTGCTGCTGCACTGCGTGGTTGGGTACTCCGCGAGCACCAAGCTCTCTCTGCACTGCGCTCGCGCCCAGTCTTGGCAGATCCCATGACACCAATTGTGCGACGTCAAGAAGAGGTTATGCAGGCGCGTAATTTACTCCGTCGCGATATCTCGCACCTGCTGCGAACCGAACAAGCCTGGGTATCTGCGCTGCGAGCTCAGGTATCTGCACTTGGCCCTTCCGCGACTTTGGCACGTGGTTATGCCGTAGTCCAGGTAGTGCCCCGCGATGGCCGCGACCCTGAAGTTGTCACCAGCATTGAACAATCCCCACCTGGTAGCCAATTGCGAATTCGCGTTGCCGATGGCTCCATCACCGCCGCAGCCATGGGCACCCAAGAAGCTAATTAA
- a CDS encoding 4-hydroxy-3-methylbut-2-enyl diphosphate reductase produces the protein MSSPVISPEIKTGKKILLAAPRGYCAGVDRAVETVERALEEYGAPVYVRKEIVHNRYVVDTLAEKGAIFVDQASDAPEGANMVFSAHGVSPAVHAEAAAKNIKAIDAACPLVTKVHNEVKRFDKQGFHILFIGHEGHEEVEGTMGHSVEKTHLVDGVAGIDNLPEFLADEPNLIWLSQTTLSVDETMVIVKELKAKYPQLQDPPSDDICYATQNRQVAVKAIAERCELMIVVGSKNSSNSVRLVEVAKQNGADNAYLVDYAREIDPAWFEGVETIGISSGASVPEILVQGVVERLAEFGYDDVEEVTSAAEKIVFALPRVLRHKD, from the coding sequence ATGAGCTCACCTGTAATTAGCCCAGAAATTAAGACTGGAAAGAAGATCCTGCTCGCAGCCCCGCGCGGATACTGCGCTGGCGTGGATCGTGCCGTGGAAACTGTCGAGCGCGCGCTCGAAGAATATGGCGCACCTGTTTATGTCCGTAAAGAAATTGTTCACAACCGTTATGTTGTAGACACCCTGGCAGAAAAGGGTGCGATCTTTGTTGATCAAGCATCCGATGCTCCAGAAGGTGCAAATATGGTGTTCTCAGCACACGGCGTTAGCCCTGCCGTGCATGCCGAGGCCGCTGCTAAAAATATCAAGGCTATCGACGCCGCCTGCCCATTGGTGACCAAGGTCCACAATGAGGTTAAGCGTTTTGATAAGCAAGGCTTCCACATTCTTTTTATTGGCCACGAAGGCCACGAAGAAGTTGAAGGCACCATGGGTCACTCCGTCGAAAAGACCCACCTGGTTGACGGGGTGGCCGGCATTGACAACCTTCCTGAGTTCCTGGCTGATGAGCCAAATCTGATTTGGCTTTCCCAGACCACTCTTTCCGTGGATGAAACCATGGTGATCGTTAAGGAGCTGAAGGCTAAGTACCCCCAGCTGCAGGATCCTCCATCTGATGACATTTGTTATGCCACCCAGAACCGTCAGGTTGCCGTGAAGGCAATTGCCGAGCGCTGTGAGCTGATGATTGTCGTTGGTTCCAAGAACTCCTCCAACTCGGTACGCCTTGTTGAAGTTGCCAAGCAAAATGGCGCCGATAACGCTTACCTGGTGGATTATGCCCGCGAGATTGACCCAGCGTGGTTTGAAGGCGTAGAAACCATCGGAATTTCCTCCGGTGCCTCCGTGCCTGAGATTCTGGTGCAGGGTGTTGTTGAACGCCTCGCAGAGTTCGGTTATGACGACGTTGAGGAAGTCACCTCGGCTGCCGAGAAGATTGTCTTCGCCTTGCCGCGCGTTTTGCGCCACAAGGACTAA
- a CDS encoding DUF6542 domain-containing protein: MGLPTWSGPAVVFASLVTGLLLSLLLGTIGMPYQVIFIIATLGITLLIEARGLFLTVASIPILFGIFTPLTAWFVSQQGPSGSAPGVSTTEILTAIYPLAQFFPTLILVTVIASIIAVLRIRLLRKNQQTLLSTEEKTRRAQREADQANANAARRARAQTTKVRSRRAQAPGSDGSQVTVDELIRKSQQRRQEVAQRQAARGVPFTPTPGPVVAPKPQVSPEPAPRVRPAPRPIPREQPQRLDTGERRQAPKRRGSLDDDLYS; encoded by the coding sequence GTGGGATTGCCAACCTGGTCTGGACCTGCAGTGGTTTTTGCGTCCCTTGTTACCGGATTGCTCCTAAGCCTCCTGCTTGGCACGATTGGGATGCCCTACCAGGTGATTTTCATCATCGCCACGTTGGGTATCACGCTGTTGATCGAGGCTCGTGGCCTTTTTCTAACCGTGGCGTCCATTCCGATTCTCTTCGGAATTTTTACCCCACTTACGGCGTGGTTCGTTTCTCAACAAGGCCCCAGCGGCAGCGCCCCGGGTGTCTCTACCACCGAAATCTTGACGGCAATTTATCCGCTGGCCCAATTTTTCCCCACCTTAATTTTGGTGACGGTAATAGCCAGCATTATTGCCGTGCTACGCATTCGTTTACTGCGCAAAAACCAGCAGACATTGCTCAGCACTGAAGAAAAAACCCGGCGCGCCCAAAGAGAAGCCGATCAGGCCAATGCCAATGCTGCCCGTCGTGCTCGCGCTCAAACCACCAAGGTACGCAGCCGACGCGCGCAGGCTCCTGGCAGTGATGGCTCCCAAGTCACAGTTGATGAGCTTATCCGCAAAAGCCAGCAGCGCCGTCAAGAGGTGGCTCAACGTCAAGCAGCCCGCGGAGTTCCTTTTACTCCAACTCCTGGTCCTGTGGTTGCACCGAAGCCTCAAGTTAGTCCGGAGCCAGCACCACGGGTACGCCCGGCACCCCGCCCAATCCCCCGCGAACAACCGCAACGCCTGGATACAGGGGAACGTCGACAAGCGCCTAAACGCCGTGGATCACTCGACGACGACCTTTATAGCTAG